CTTCTTCGCATCTCCCGCTCCTTACTCCTGCTCAGCCAGTAATACGCCTCGTCTTTTGTTCCTTTTGCAATGAGCACAATCACCTTCCCTATCTTCTTCCGTGCTGTCCGTCCTTTTCGCTGTATACTCCTAATAGCCGAGGGAATGGGTTCATAGAAGAGTACAACATCGGTTGCAGGGATATCAAGTCCCTCTTCCGCAACAGAAGTGGCAACCATAACGTTATAGAACCCTTTTTTGAACTTATCAACGATCTCCACCTGCTCCTTCTGTTTTAATCCGCGATCATCCAGCCTTGACGCCTGCCCGATGAACTTAACTGCCCTTATTCCAGTGCCAGCACTGTCTAAGTTCTGCAATGCGTTTATTATCATCTCTGCGGTGTCCCTATAATTTGTGAATACGATTATTCTCTGGTTTGGATTTGCCTGTAGCTCTTCTTTCAGTATCTGTATCAAAGCAGCGAGCTTTGGATGCTCACCTTTGTAGGATGATACCTGTTTCAATACCCTCACGAACTTATCATCATTAAGCAACCGCTTGGAAGCTTTACTGCCATCCTTTGAGAGTGCTTCGTTCCGCAATCGCTCTAAATATCGCTTCAATGCAAACATCCCCTCAGTCTCAATCAAATCTATCGCGTGTTTTATCTTCAGCACTTCTGCCAAGAGTGACAATGCCTTATAGAGGTCTGCATGCTTCTGCTTCATTAACTGTGCCGCTATCAACTTTCTTAGTTCCAGTATCTCGGTCTTCGTTATTTCTCTGCTGTGTTTCCGCCTTATGAATCCCAATTTCCGTAATTCCACTATTCTACGTTCCAGTATCTCTTCCAGCATTCTCTTCTGTTCTTTTAGCTCTGCAGGCACCTCCACAGCACGCCATTCAAAGTCTTTTCTGAATACATAGGGTGCTACATCAGGGTCGTATTCTGTCCTGCTCTCCACACGTTTGACTCCCAGAGAGGCACATATCTCCCTTATCTTCTCCTTCTCGCTACCGGGCGATGCAGTCATACCAAGTACCAGTGGCTGCTTCGCCTGCTCTCCATACTTCTCCGCTATAAATACGTATGAGTAGTTACCAACCGCACGGTGGCATTCATCGAATATCAGTAGTGAGACGTCAGTGAGGGTAATCCGGTTGCTGAGCAGGTCGTTCTCTATTATCTGCGGCGTACAGACGATAATTTTTGCATCACTCCATAGCATCTTTCGTCTATCTGGCAGTACCATACCGGTGAATGTTTGTATAAGCGATGGATCGAGATTCAATACTGATTTTAAGAATGCTGAATGCTGCTCCACCAGCGGTCTCGTTGGTGCGAGGAAGAGAATCTTACCCGCGGGCAATCGCT
Above is a genomic segment from Methanophagales archaeon containing:
- a CDS encoding DEAD/DEAH box helicase; this encodes MHEHRHRHEYDLGTGTSHPKFISHPLLKEEQIEWREYQIAIAESAKKESTMVVLPTGLGKTTIALLVILERLPAGKILFLAPTRPLVEQHSAFLKSVLNLDPSLIQTFTGMVLPDRRKMLWSDAKIIVCTPQIIENDLLSNRITLTDVSLLIFDECHRAVGNYSYVFIAEKYGEQAKQPLVLGMTASPGSEKEKIREICASLGVKRVESRTEYDPDVAPYVFRKDFEWRAVEVPAELKEQKRMLEEILERRIVELRKLGFIRRKHSREITKTEILELRKLIAAQLMKQKHADLYKALSLLAEVLKIKHAIDLIETEGMFALKRYLERLRNEALSKDGSKASKRLLNDDKFVRVLKQVSSYKGEHPKLAALIQILKEELQANPNQRIIVFTNYRDTAEMIINALQNLDSAGTGIRAVKFIGQASRLDDRGLKQKEQVEIVDKFKKGFYNVMVATSVAEEGLDIPATDVVLFYEPIPSAIRSIQRKGRTARKKIGKVIVLIAKGTKDEAYYWLSRSKEREMRRRISEMRMMDLEGEEKENTKTLQRTQQPQQVALTDVPKLTIFADTRETRSGVVRFLEKAGVNLKLKNLEVGDYVVSDRICIERKTTSDFLDSLVNKKRNLLEQIERLNNEYEKPLLIIEGESLYGHRNVHPNVVRAVMASIAIDYSVPILQTRDEADTASLIYIIAKREQMPNTRAINPHGKKPTASLKEQQEYFISALSNIGIITTRNLLRRFKTIERVVTATKEELMEVEHVGEKTAEHIREVLSTEYRE